TATAGCAGGGggaccccaatgtttctatatatctgtaaccttgttatgggctaagggggcccagcctgaaggccagttagggggggatttggggtgagtgcttatttgtgccctgggtacccctggaactatagcggggtgactgttaccccaatgtttctatatatctgtaaccttgttatgggctaagggggcccagcctgaaggccagttagggggggatttgggggcttatttgtgccctgggtacccctggaactatagcagggtgactgttaccccaatgtttctatatatctgtaaccttgttatgggctaagggggcccagcctgaaggccagttagggggggatttggggtgagtgcttatttgtgccctgggtacccctggaactatagcggggtgactgttaccccaatgtttctatatatctgtaaccttgttatgggctaagggggcccagcctgaaggccagttaggggggatttgggggcttatttgtgccctgggtacccctggaactatagcggggtgactgttaccccaatgtttctatatatctgtaaccttgttatgggctaagggggcccagcctgaaggccagttagggggggatttggggtgagtgcttatttgtgccctgggtacccctggaactatagcggggagactgttaccccaatgtttctatatatctgtaaccttgttatgggctaagggggcccagcctgaaggccagttaggggggatttgggggcttatttgtgccctgggtacccctggaactatagcggggtgactgttaccccaatgtttctatatatctgtaaccttgttatgggctaagggggcccagcctgaaggccagttagggggggatttggggtgagtgcttatttgtgccctgggtacccctggaactatagcggggtgactgttaccccaatgtttctatatatctgtaaccttgttatgggctaagggggcccagcctgaaggccagttagggggggatttggggtgagtgcttatttgtgccctgggtacccctggaactataggggggtgactgttaccccaatgtttctatatatctgtaaccttgttatgggctaagggggcccagcctgaaggccagttagggggggatttggggtgagtgcttatttgtgccctgggtacccctggaactatagcggggtgactgttaccccaatgtttctatatatctgtaaccttgttatgggctaagggggcccagcctgaaggccagttaggggggatttgggggcttatttgtgccctgggtacccctggaactatagcggggtgactgttaccccaatgtttctatatatctgtaaccttgttatgggctaagggggcccagcctgaaggccagttagggggggatttggggtgagtgcttatttgtgccctgggtacccctggaactatagcggggtgactgttaccccaatgtttctatatatctgtaaccttgttatgggctaagggggcccagcctgaaggccagttagggggggatttggggtgagtgcttatttgtgccctaggtacccctggaactatagtggggtgactgttaccccaatgtttctatatatctgtaaccttgttatgggctaagggggcccagcctgaaggccagttagggggggatttggggtgagtgcttatttgtgccctgggtacccctggaactatagcggggtgactgttaccccaatgtttctatatatctgtaaccttgttatgggctaagggggcccagcctgaaggccagttagggggggatttggggtgagtgcttatttgtgccctgggtacccctggaactatagcggggtgactgttaccccaatgtttctatatatctgtaaccttgttatgggctaagggggcccagcctgaaggccagttaggggggatttggggtgagagcttatttgtgccctgggtacccctggaactatagcggggtgactgttaccccaatgtttctatatatctgtaaccttgttatgggctaagggggcccagcctgaaggccagttagggggggatttggggtgagtgcttatttgtgccctgggtacccctggaactatagcagggtgactgttaccccaatgtttctatatatctgtaaccttgttatgggctaagggggcccagcctgaaggccagttagggggggatttggggtgagtgcttatttgtgccctgggtacccctggaactatagcggggtgactgttaccccaatgtttctatatatctgtaaccttgttatgggctaagggggcccagcctgaaggccagttagggggggatttggggtgagtgcttatttgtgccctgggtacccctggaactatagcggggtgactgttaccccaatgtttctatatatctgtaaccttgttatgggctaagggggcccagcctgaaggccagttagggggagatttggggtgagtgcttatttgtgccctaggtacccctggaactatagtggggtgactgttaccccaatgtttgtatatatgtgtaggAGTGAGTAGGAGACTGGGGGCTCAGGACATTTCCCCTCACACAGACTGAATAAAGGCAGAAAGCGGCGCAAACTCTGTGACATTTGACACAAGCGAATTCAACCCACCTGAGGCGCCGCCCCATGAGGGCGGGGATTATGTCGGGTCCTCGGATTTGATTGGCTCGCAGAATATCAACAGGAATTGCGCTCAGTGCGTGGGTCACATGGTTCGGTGCTGTCACATGACCTGCGCACAGACTGAGATGGCGATAGCGGAAGTGTGACGGAGAGCTTGTTTGCGGCTGAGGGAGACGGAGCCGGTCGGTCTCTGAGGGGCGGTTGCTAGGGGCTGTTACTAGGGGCGGTTACTAGGGGCCCGGGGCACTTCCAGCTGAGGCCCACTAATTGCTGTCGGAGGCGCTGAGACCGGGACCCTGGCGGATACTGCCGACTGCTACTGAGGCTGCACTGTGTGTGTGCGACTTGTCTGGGAGCTGCGTCTGTGGTGAGTGTCCCCTCACTGAGTACTGGCTCTATGGTGAGTGTCCCCTCACTGAGTACTGACTCTATGGTGAGTGTCCCCTCACTGAGTACCGACTCTATGGTGAGTGTCCCCTCACTGAGTACCGACTCTATGGTGAGTGTCCCCTCACTGAGTACCGACTCTATGGTGAGTGTCCCCTCACTGAGTACCGACTCTATGGTGAGTGTCCCCTCACTGAGTACTGACTCTATGGTGAGTGTCCCCTCACTGAGTACTGACTCTATGGTGAGTGTCCCCTCACTGAGTACTGACTCTATGGTGAGTGTCCCCTCACTGAGTACCGACTCTATGGTGAGTGTCCCCTCACTGAGTACCGACTCTATGGTGAGTGTCCCCTCACTGAGTACTGGCTCTATGGTGAGTGTCCCCTCACTGAGTACTGGCTCTATGGTGAGTGTCCCCTCACTGAGTACTGACTCTATGGTGAGTGTCCCCTCACTGAGTACTGACTCTATGGTGAGTGTCCCCTCACTGAGTACTGACTCTATGGTGAGTGTCCCCTCACTGAGTACTGACTCTATGGTGAGTGTCCCCTCACTGAGTACTGACTCTATGGTGAGTGTCCCCTCACTGAGTGCTTACTCTATGGTGAGTGCCCCCTCACTGAGTACGGACTCTATGGTGAGTGTCCCCTCACTGAGTACTGACTCTATGGTGAGTGTCCCCTCACTGAGTACTGACTCTATGGTGAGTGTCCCCTCACTGAGTACTGACTCTATGGTGAGTGTCCCCTCACTGAGTACTGACTCTATGGTGAGTGTCCCCTCACTGAGTACTGACTCTATGGTGAGTGTCCCCTCACTGAGTGCTTACTCTATGGTGAGTGCCCCCTCACTGAGTACTGACTCTATGGTGAGTGTCCCCTCACTGAGTACTGACTATGGTGAGTGTCCCCTCACTGAGTACTGACTCTATGGTGAGTGTCCCCTCACTGAGTACTGACTCTATGGTGAGTGTCCCCTCACTGAGTACTGACTCTATGGTGAGTGTCCCCTCACTGAGTACTGACTCTATGGTGAGTGTCCCCTCACTGAGTACCGACTCTATGGTGAGTGTCCCCTCACTGAGTACTGACTATGGTGAGTGTCCCCTCACTGAGTACTGACTCTATGGTGAGTGTCCCCTCACTGAGTACTGACTCTATGGTGAGTGCCCCCTCACTGAGTACTGACTCTATGGTGAGTGCCCCCTCACTGAGTACTGACTCTATGGTGAGTGTCCCCTCACTGAGTACTGACTCTATGGTGAGTGCCCACTGCATTATGAATGTCGAATCCCACCCATTAACCATTTCCAAGCTGTGCTGCCCCAGGGGTGGACCCTAATTGCCCCGCTGTGAGCGTAGGGAGGTCACATGACCCTACAGTGTGAGTAGTAAGGCAAACGCTCTGCTCCTGACTCCGCCCCTCCCCATGTGACCTGTGAGCTCAGGGTGCAGAGTCTGTGTCGGCCATTGCGCAATGTTGTTGTGGTGCATCTGTGGGGCATAGAGAGCCTGGGAGCCGGAGCTGCCCTATAGAGATGCCCCACCTGCAGCTAAtgccccttccctgcccccctaCATGCACTGATGCCCCACCTGCAGGTAAtgccccttccctgcccccctaCATGCACTGATGCCCCACCTGCAGATAAtgccccttccctgcccccctaCATGCACTGATGCCCCACCTGCAGATAAtgccccttccctgcccccctaCATGCACTGATGCCCCACCTGCAGATAAtgccccttccctgcccccctaCATGCACTGATGCCCCACCTGCAGGTAAtgccccttccctgcccccctaCATGCACTGATGCCCCACCTGCAGATAAtgccccttccctgcccccctaCATGCACTGATGCCCCACCTGCAGATAAtgccccttccctgcccccctaCATGCACTGATGCCCCACCTGCAGATAAtgccccttccctgcccccctaCATGCACTGATGCCCCACCTGCAGGTAAtgccccttccctgcccccctaCATGCACTGATGCCCCACCTGCAGATAAtgccccttccctgcccccctaCATGCACTGATGCCCCACCTGCAGATAAtgccccttccctgcccccctaCATGCACTgatgcccctctgtccccccaaTACAGTCGTTGCTTGTAGAAGAGCGTAACGATGACATCACGGCGCAGCCAAGGAGACGCCGCCCCCTTCCTTACTCAGGCCGATAACACGGAGGAGGAAGGGGCCCCAGATCCAGGGGGCCACTCGTctgatgaggaagaggaggaagggAAGGATCATGGGAAGGAGGCGCATTTACTCACCGGCATCTCCTACCGACACTCTGTCACCATCGTCATCATCCTCTTCTACATCAACCTGCTCAACTACATGGACCGTTTCACTGTGGCAGGTACAGGGGGGGCGGGGTAACTAGAACTGGGGCCCTGGCAGAGCTTCGATTGGTCCCCCAGGGGCCACGCTCCCTTGTACCCACTGTGCCCTTGTACCCGCTGTGCCCTTGTACCCGCTGTGCCCTTGTACCCGCTGTGCCCTTGTACCCGCTGTGCCCTTGTACCCGCTGTGCCCTTGTACCCGCTGTGCCCTTGTACCCGCTGTGCCCTTGTACCCACTGTGCCCTTTACTCTCTCTGCAGGCGTGCTGTCGGACATTAAGGAAGATTACCACATCTCAGACAGCAACTCCGGATTGGTCCAGACAGGTAGGCGGCCCATCCCTGGGGCGGACGGGTAGGCGGGCCATCCCTGGGGCGGACGGGTAGGCGGGCCATCCCTGGGGCGGACGGGTAGGCGGGCCATCCCTGGGGCGGACGGGTAGGCGGCCCATCCCTGGGGCGGACGGGTAGGCGGCCCATCCCTGGGGCGGACAGGCAGGCGGCCCACCCCTGGGGCGGATGGGTAGGTGTGTAGTAGTGCCGGTGCCTCTGGGGGTCCCTGACAtgttccccccccctccccgcagTGTTCATCTGCAGCTACATGTTCCTGGCCCCCGTGTTCGGGTACCTGGGGGATCGATACAACAGGAAGTTGATCATGTGCATCGGGATCTCCTTCTGGTCATTGGTCACTTTGCTCAGCTCCTTTGTCTCCAAACAGGTAATGTACTTATAAGCCCCCCCGGGGGCAGATATTGCTCCTGTAACTGCCCCTGACTGTGGTTCCTTCCAGCTACTTGTTTCACTCAGCTTTccctctgccccctcagtacttctggctgttcctgctgacgCGGGGGCTAGTGGGTGTGGGGGAGGCCAGTTACTCGACAATTGCCCCCACCATCATAGCCGATCTCTTCCTGGCCGACCAGCGCAGCCGCATGTTGTCCTTCTTCTACTTTGCTACCCCTGTGGGATGGTAAGTCCTGAGCTTTGATTGGGCAGCCGGACTCGCTGTGCAATGCGCTGAATGTCCCTCCCTCTTACAGCGGCCTCGGCTACATCGCGGGTTCCAAAGTGACCAGCACTGCGGGGGACTGGCACTGGGCACTGAGGGTAAGTGAGCCGCGTTGGGGGCAATTATTTATTGGGTCGCCTCAGTTAACTTGGGGTGACTGACAGATTCCTCTGTTGGGATCCAGGTGACCCCAGGGCTTGGCTTGGTGGCCGTGCTGTTACTGATCTTTGTGGCCAAGGAGCCCCCCCGGGGGGCGctagagaggaagtctgacagaCCCCTGACCAACACTTCCTGGTTCTCAGACGTGAAGGCTCTGCTGAAGAAGTGAGTGTTTCCCTTTAGCCGGAGGGGCGGAGTCTCAGTTCTGGGgaaaggggaagcaaaccctACGGGAGtttcatttctctctctcttccaccccccccccagtcccagcTTCATCCTCTCCACCTTCGGCTTCACCACTGTGGCTTTCGTGACCGGAGCCCTGGCCCTGTGGGGCCCCACCTACCTGATGAGATCGCGCAGAGTCATATACAAGACCGAGCCGTGCCAGGGAGGGATCTGTAACTATGACGACAGGTAAATGGCGGCGCTCTCCTCCTGTAGGGATGGGTTTATACACTGGTGCCCTCTCTCATTCCCACTTGCCATTCCCAGTATGATCTTTGGGGGGATCACTTGCGTCACTGGCGTCCTGGGGGTCCTGACCGGCGTGGAGATCAGCAAGCGCTACCGCAAAACTAACCCCCGGGCGGATCCACTGGTGTGCGCCGTGGGAATGATCAGCTCCGCCCCCTTCCTCTACCTCTCCTTGGCCTTCGCCGACACTAGCCTCGTGGCTACCTATGTGAGTATCATGTGATGGGGGGGGACCAATCACTGCTGCTTTATCGTTCTGACACACATCTCCCCCCCCAGGCCTTCATCTTCATCGGCGAGACCCTCTTGTCCCTGAACTGGGCGCTCGTAGCCGACATCTTGCTGGTAATCTCTTTCCCCAGGGCCTAATGTGGCGTCTGTGTGCTTCTAAAGGGTTGGGTTTGTCAGAAATGTCAGCagctgtatggttgctagggtaaccgACACTAGCAACAAGGCAGCAGTGGGAAATAGTAATGATTATGCTTTCCCCTCCCCAGTACGTGGTGATCCCCACGCGCCGTTCCACGGCAGAAGCCTTGCAGATCGTCGTGTCCCACTTGCTGGGAGATGCGGGGAGTCCGTACCTCATTGGGGTGGTAAGTAGGGGCCCCCCAGCTGTAGGGTAGGTTAGCAGCCCCGTGTCATTGCCACTCGAGCTGAGCCCTCTCCCCACTCCTCAGATATCGGATCAGATCCAGAAGGGGAAAGCGCCCTCCTTCCTGATCCAGATGCGCAGCCTGGAGTACGCGCTCATGATCTGCGCCTTCGTGGGGGTGATCGGAGGGGGCTTCTTCCTCGCCACCGCACTCTTCATAGAGAAGGACCGCAAGAGGGCGGAGTTGTTCTCCCAAGGTGAGTGCTTTGTGCCCGGCCCCTGCCCCTGTCCTGTTCCCAGAGCAGGTATGTGCTTATTAACCCCTCCCCTTCTCAGGTATGTGCTTATTAACCCCTCCCCTTCTCAGGTGTCTACTTAATAACCCCTCCCCTTCTCTGGTATGTGCTTATTAACCCCTCCCCTTCTCTGGTATGTACTTATTAACCCCTCCCCTTCTCTGGTATGTACTTATTAACCCCTCCCCTTCTCCGGTGCCTGCTTATTAACCCCTCCCCTTCTGGGCTGTTCCAGGCTTGCTTCCTGCTGATGAAACGGACGCAGAGCGCATTGTGGTCCCCAAACGAGGTCGGTCCACAAAAGTGCCGGTGTCCAGTGTTCTCATCTGAGAGGGGCCCAACAGAACCACAGAACTCGCTTCTGGGAGTACAAAGGGAACAAGGATAACGGACCTGGCGCTGACGGGACTTGCTAAGGACGTGCTGTTTATCGGGGGCACTGCCTGTCCTGATGGGCCTGTGGCTGCTGCTTCCCGCCCCCCCCAGTACCGCAGCCCCCCTTGCTCTCTGCCAGATCCAAGGCTGTGACTGTACTCTCTGTGCCCTAGGGGGCGctctgtattatatttatttgctttttaatggAACTTGTACTTGATTCAGGCCGGGCTGACACTTCTCGTGCAAATAGATTTACTCGTGGCTACAGGATATTGCACCCGCCAGGGGCATCTTTGTGCGGTCGGTACCTGCACACGGGGGCATTGGGGTATCGGAGATGCTCAATATAATGTATTTCCTGTAAAACGGACCTGGTGGGACCTTGTCTGGGGGTTTATAGGGAAGGGATTTTTAATAAGAAGGGTTCACATTCTATAATGACTCCTGTTTTTAGTattatacttgccctttaattgtgGCGCCATGGTAACCATTTAACTCTTTGCTGTACAGACTTTACATTCAGCAGGGATACTGTGAGCATTGGGGACCCCAAACTGCCTGACGCTTGTTCTGACCCACTTGGGGTTCTGCGTAACAAGCAGGGGCTTCGGCCAGTAATGGGGCCCACCTTAGAATATTAAATACATATAGATTGTGGctctgttcctttaagcaggatGGGTGGGACTGATACTGTAAGGGGTGTTTGTACCAAACTTGCACCCCCCACAGTACCAAATGGTTCAGCCGCAATGGAATTGGTTGACACCATTGCCCCCTCCCCCCTTTAGGGACACTGAAAGATAAGGGGGGCGCCTGGGATAATTCACATTTACTGACAATAGAATCATGGTCTGA
The genomic region above belongs to Xenopus tropicalis strain Nigerian chromosome 9, UCB_Xtro_10.0, whole genome shotgun sequence and contains:
- the spns1 gene encoding protein spinster homolog 1 (The RefSeq protein has 1 substitution compared to this genomic sequence), which codes for MTSRSSQGDAAPFLTQADNTEEEGAPDPGGHSSDEEEEEGKDHGKEAHLLTGISYRHSVTIVIILFYINLLNYMDRFTVAGVLSDIKEDYHISDSNSGLVQTVFICSYMFLAPVFGYLGDRYNRKLIMCIGISFWSLVTLLSSFVSKQYFWLFLLTRGLVGVGEASYSTIAPTIIADLFLADQRSRMLSFFYFATPVGCGLGYIAGSKVTSTAGDWHWALRVTPGLGLVAVLLLIFVAKEPPRGALERKSDRPLTNTSWFSDVKALLKNPSFILSTFGFTTVAFVTGALALWGPTYLMRSRRVIYKTEPCQGGICNYDDSMIFGGITCVTGVLGVLTGVEISKRYRKTNPRADPLVCAVGMISSAPFLYLSLAFADTSLVATYAFIFIGETLLSLNWALVADILLYVVIPTRRSTAEALQIVVSHLLGDAGSPYLIGVVSRGPPAVG
- the spns1 gene encoding protein spinster homolog 1 isoform X1; its protein translation is MTSRRSQGDAAPFLTQADNTEEEGAPDPGGHSSDEEEEEGKDHGKEAHLLTGISYRHSVTIVIILFYINLLNYMDRFTVAGVLSDIKEDYHISDSNSGLVQTVFICSYMFLAPVFGYLGDRYNRKLIMCIGISFWSLVTLLSSFVSKQYFWLFLLTRGLVGVGEASYSTIAPTIIADLFLADQRSRMLSFFYFATPVGCGLGYIAGSKVTSTAGDWHWALRVTPGLGLVAVLLLIFVAKEPPRGALERKSDRPLTNTSWFSDVKALLKNPSFILSTFGFTTVAFVTGALALWGPTYLMRSRRVIYKTEPCQGGICNYDDSMIFGGITCVTGVLGVLTGVEISKRYRKTNPRADPLVCAVGMISSAPFLYLSLAFADTSLVATYAFIFIGETLLSLNWALVADILLYVVIPTRRSTAEALQIVVSHLLGDAGSPYLIGVISDQIQKGKAPSFLIQMRSLEYALMICAFVGVIGGGFFLATALFIEKDRKRAELFSQGLLPADETDAERIVVPKRGRSTKVPVSSVLI